From the Spiroplasma sp. BIUS-1 genome, one window contains:
- a CDS encoding 4Fe-4S single cluster domain-containing protein: MANLNIGKFLMNSEIEGPGTRFVIWFQGCNIGCNGCSNQELLSLEKKMFMPNEYIYEKILEAKELFDIEGVTLIGGEPFLQPDGLKELVIWCQKNNLTVICFTGYIYEQMLEEHKEILENIDILIDGPFIMKLLDVKRRLIGSKNQRVIKITDRYKDCDYFEQPHSEAEIQIYNNRISINGDGVIFDDKDGNFNFKIK, translated from the coding sequence ATGGCTAACCTAAATATTGGTAAGTTCTTGATGAACAGTGAAATTGAAGGACCTGGAACAAGATTTGTTATTTGATTTCAAGGATGTAATATTGGATGTAATGGTTGTTCTAATCAAGAACTACTTTCTTTAGAAAAGAAAATGTTTATGCCAAATGAATATATTTACGAAAAGATATTGGAAGCTAAAGAACTTTTTGATATCGAAGGAGTAACTTTAATTGGTGGAGAACCATTTTTACAACCAGATGGATTAAAAGAACTTGTAATTTGATGTCAAAAAAATAATTTAACAGTAATATGTTTTACTGGTTATATTTATGAACAAATGTTAGAAGAACACAAAGAAATCTTAGAAAACATTGATATATTAATTGATGGACCTTTTATTATGAAACTTTTGGATGTAAAGAGAAGATTAATTGGAAGCAAAAATCAAAGGGTTATAAAAATAACTGATCGCTACAAAGATTGTGATTATTTTGAACAACCACACTCTGAAGCGGAAATTCAAATCTATAATAATAGAATTTCAATAAATGGCGATGGAGTTATTTTTGATGACAAAGATGGAAATTTCAATTTTAAAATAAAATAA
- a CDS encoding bifunctional 5,10-methylenetetrahydrofolate dehydrogenase/5,10-methenyltetrahydrofolate cyclohydrolase yields the protein MNKIIDGKQYAQELNTNLKNSIEQLEGKRKPKLVIVQVGDNLASNKYIKNKLNACSKVGIIGELKKFDQDINKEELKKEISALTNDSNIDGIIVQLPLPNSINEKEIIDLIPANKDADGFNPQTIGNVMLNNSNIYPATPFGIVKLLDWKEINLVGANVVIVGRSNIVGKPLANMLINRSATVTVCNTKTRNLKDICKNADILISAAGSANLITKEFVNKEMTIIDVGANFVEGKYCGDVDFENVKDEVKYITPVPGGVGPMTIACLLQNTFTLYKEKENI from the coding sequence ATGAACAAAATTATTGATGGAAAACAATATGCTCAAGAACTAAATACTAACCTCAAAAATAGTATAGAGCAATTAGAGGGAAAAAGAAAACCAAAGTTAGTTATTGTGCAAGTTGGGGATAATCTCGCAAGCAATAAGTATATTAAAAACAAACTAAATGCTTGTTCTAAAGTTGGAATAATTGGTGAGTTAAAGAAGTTTGACCAAGATATAAACAAAGAAGAATTAAAAAAAGAAATCTCAGCTTTAACAAATGACTCAAATATTGATGGGATAATTGTTCAATTACCATTACCAAATTCAATTAATGAAAAAGAAATAATAGATTTAATTCCAGCAAACAAAGATGCTGATGGGTTTAATCCACAAACAATTGGGAATGTGATGTTAAACAATTCTAATATATATCCTGCAACACCTTTTGGAATTGTAAAATTATTGGATTGAAAAGAAATTAATTTAGTTGGAGCAAATGTTGTAATAGTTGGAAGAAGCAATATTGTAGGAAAACCTTTGGCAAATATGCTAATAAATAGATCTGCAACAGTTACTGTATGTAATACTAAAACAAGAAATCTAAAAGATATCTGCAAAAACGCGGATATCTTAATAAGTGCAGCTGGTTCAGCAAATTTAATAACAAAAGAATTTGTAAATAAAGAAATGACAATAATAGATGTTGGTGCAAACTTTGTTGAAGGAAAATATTGTGGAGATGTTGACTTTGAAAATGTTAAAGATGAAGTTAAATATATTACCCCAGTTCCTGGAGGTGTTGGTCCAATGACAATAGCTTGTTTATTACAAAACACATTTACTTTATATAAAGAAAAAGAGAACATTTAG
- a CDS encoding formate--tetrahydrofolate ligase, whose product MEKILKALDMLKINENDYEFYGKNIAKINYEKYINNKKGKLILMTSINPTPAGEGKTTTAIGLADGLNYIGKKAILALREPSLGPVFGRKGTATGGGESEVIPMDEINLHFTGDIHAITTANNLISAQIDSEIYWNTDLKIAPNNVVWKRCLDLNDRALRKAEIKISSKISRTEEFTITAASNMMTILSLSKSLDDLRNRLDESLVAYNTQGKEVYLKELNITGSLMAILKNAIKPNLVVTKYDTPTLVHCGPFANIATGTNSIISTNLGLSLGDYCIVESGFGSDLGFEKYINVVNQDNDLIPDCTVMVVTLRALNLHKDFNNNFDHLEKHLKHVTQYNLNLVVAINFIEGDDEDQLNKLKNWLDENNYIWEMNEAYTKGAKGADKLASKVAELCDKKQDFKKLIDSNETIENKIEKVVKNFYYLNDFKISEKAQTKIDQIKNSKYSNLPICMVKSSNSIDGNDLKQDGYEMIIKDINVNSGAKFILAYTNNVMSMPGLNKEPNSKDIDLENGIVTGLK is encoded by the coding sequence ATGGAAAAAATATTAAAAGCATTAGATATGCTAAAAATTAATGAAAATGATTATGAGTTTTACGGAAAAAACATAGCAAAAATAAACTATGAAAAATATATTAATAATAAAAAGGGAAAATTAATTTTAATGACTTCAATTAATCCAACTCCAGCGGGAGAGGGAAAAACAACAACTGCAATTGGTCTTGCTGATGGTTTGAACTATATTGGTAAAAAAGCTATTTTAGCTTTAAGAGAACCAAGTTTAGGACCAGTTTTTGGGAGAAAAGGTACTGCAACTGGTGGTGGAGAAAGTGAAGTCATTCCTATGGATGAAATTAACTTACACTTTACAGGAGATATTCATGCAATAACAACGGCAAATAACTTAATATCTGCTCAAATTGATTCAGAAATTTATTGAAATACTGATTTAAAAATTGCTCCAAATAATGTTGTTTGAAAAAGATGTTTGGACTTAAATGATAGAGCTTTAAGAAAAGCAGAAATTAAAATAAGTTCAAAAATATCAAGAACAGAAGAATTTACAATAACAGCCGCAAGTAATATGATGACAATTTTAAGTCTTTCAAAAAGTTTAGATGATTTAAGAAACAGATTAGACGAATCACTTGTTGCATACAACACTCAAGGAAAAGAAGTTTATTTAAAAGAATTAAATATCACAGGATCATTAATGGCTATTTTGAAAAATGCAATTAAACCAAACTTGGTTGTAACAAAGTATGACACACCAACTTTAGTACACTGTGGTCCTTTTGCAAACATAGCAACAGGAACAAATTCAATTATTTCAACAAATTTAGGATTAAGCTTAGGAGATTATTGTATAGTTGAATCTGGTTTTGGAAGTGATTTAGGATTTGAAAAATACATAAACGTAGTTAACCAAGACAACGATTTAATTCCAGATTGTACAGTAATGGTTGTTACTCTAAGGGCTTTAAATTTACATAAAGACTTTAATAATAATTTTGATCATTTAGAAAAACACTTAAAACATGTAACTCAATATAATTTAAATTTAGTTGTTGCAATTAACTTCATTGAAGGTGATGATGAAGATCAATTAAACAAATTGAAAAATTGATTAGATGAAAATAACTATATTTGAGAAATGAATGAAGCATATACAAAGGGTGCAAAGGGAGCTGACAAATTAGCTTCAAAAGTAGCTGAGTTATGTGACAAAAAACAAGACTTTAAAAAACTAATTGATTCAAACGAAACAATTGAAAACAAAATAGAAAAAGTAGTTAAAAACTTCTATTACTTAAATGACTTTAAAATAAGTGAAAAAGCACAAACTAAAATTGATCAAATAAAAAATAGTAAATATTCAAACTTACCAATTTGCATGGTTAAGTCTTCAAACTCAATAGATGGAAATGACTTAAAACAAGATGGTTATGAAATGATAATAAAAGACATAAATGTAAACTCTGGAGCAAAATTTATTCTTGCATATACAAACAATGTTATGAGTATGCCTGGATTAAATAAAGAACCAAACTCTAAAGATATTGATTTAGAAAATGGAATTGTTACAGGATTAAAATAA